GGGAACGTTGACGTCGAGGCGGTCTTCCGGGAGGTGACCGACCGGACCCGGCTCATCGCGTTTTCGCACGTCTCCAACACCACCGGCACCGTGCTCCCGGCCCGCGAGATCTGCCACCGTGCCCGTGAACGGGGAATCCTCACGCTGATCGACGGCTGCCAGGCCGTCCCGCACGCGGCCGTCGACGTGCAGGACCTCGCCTGCGACTTCTACACGTTCTCGGGCCACAAGCTCTACGGGCCTTCCGGGATCGGCGCACTCTACGGACGGCTCGACCTGCTGACGTCCCTGCCGCCCTGGCAGGGCGGCGGTTCCATGATCGAGGAAGTGACGTTCGAGCGGACGACGTATGCACCGCCGCCGGCGCGCTACGAGGCCGGCACACCGAACATCGCAGGTGCGGTCGGGCTGGCCGCCGCCATCGACTACGTGCAGCGTTTCGGGAGCGAGAACATCCAGCGCCACGAGAGTGCCGTGCTGAAGTACGGGGTCGACCGCCTGCAGGCATTCGACAGCGTGCGCCTGATCGGCACGCCCCGCCATCGAGCCGGTTCGATTTCGTTCGTGATGGATGACGTGCACCCCCACGACGTGGGGACCGTGCTCGACCGGGAAGGGGTTGCCGTCCGGGTCGGGCATCACTGCGCACAGCCCGCGATGCGCCACTTCGACGTGCCCGCGACCATTCGTGCCTCGCTCGGCATCTACACGCACGCTTCGGACTTCGACGCCCTGGTCGAAGGTCTCGGCAAGGCAAAGGAGCTGTTCCAGTTGTGATCGACCTTCGCGACCTCTACCAGGAAGTCATCCTCGACCACAGCCGAAACCCGCGGAACGCCGGGCGGCTGGCGGAGCCGAGCGGCACAGCCAAGGGACACAATCCCCTCTGCGGCGACTTGAT
This portion of the Rhodospirillales bacterium genome encodes:
- a CDS encoding cysteine desulfurase; this encodes MNAPAGQNPEILAARDDFPLLARPMHGRPLAFLDSAASAQKPRAVLDGLRDFYESEYANVHRGVYLLSAQATDRYEAARETVRHFLNAGRPEEIVFTRGATEAINLVAETLGRSGRLEPDDEIVLTVLEHHSNIVPWQLMRDATGVRIRAAAADQDGNVDVEAVFREVTDRTRLIAFSHVSNTTGTVLPAREICHRARERGILTLIDGCQAVPHAAVDVQDLACDFYTFSGHKLYGPSGIGALYGRLDLLTSLPPWQGGGSMIEEVTFERTTYAPPPARYEAGTPNIAGAVGLAAAIDYVQRFGSENIQRHESAVLKYGVDRLQAFDSVRLIGTPRHRAGSISFVMDDVHPHDVGTVLDREGVAVRVGHHCAQPAMRHFDVPATIRASLGIYTHASDFDALVEGLGKAKELFQL